The Kosakonia sacchari SP1 genome includes a window with the following:
- a CDS encoding DNA translocase FtsK 4TM domain-containing protein translates to MSQEYTEDKEVTLTKLSSGRRLLEALLILVSLSAVWLMAALLSFNPSDPSWSQTAWHEPIHNLGGVPGAWLADTLFFIFGIMAYTIPVIIIGGCWFAYRHRASEDYIDYFAVSLRMIGALALILTSCGLAAINADDIWYFASGGVIGSLLSTTLQPLLRSSGGTLALLCIWAAGLTLFTGWSWVTIAEKIGSVILNILTFASNRTRRDDTWVDDEEYEEDDEDKGDTDLPRESRRTRILRGALARRKRIAEKFANPMGRKTDEALFSGKRMDDDEDDIAYSARGIPADADDVLFSGHRATESEQEYDPLLNGRSITAPVAAAAAATTVAAQAYAAPVDPVAQAPQEIEWLYAQPPVQQTAAYQPTPDEQNSLASYQPVSNQSVSHGAEYPAAQFTEPQWQQPVAQDSWVPEAPVTAQPQEEDIYTHPVHDPLPWQAEPQPQISPAPERVVEPEPVVEEVKQTRPPLYYFEEVEEKRAREREQLAAWYQPIPEPENSEPVSKPTVPTMPSIPPVEATVAPVTAGVQQTASSVAAATTAAGPVFSLAAGGTPRPQVKEGIGPQLPRPNRVRVPTRRELASYGIKLPSQRMAEERAREEDETRHPNDQFSEDAADMQQQDELARQFAATQHDRYGDGYQHETPQFQSQHAVPSEEDAEEAELARQFVASQQQRYAGEQPAGAQAFMPEDFAFSPMKTLVDDGPGEPLFTPGVMPEQEPSAAQHHQQPPQYYQQPAHQPIAQPQQYQQPAQQPVAQPQQYQQPAQQPVAQPQQYQQPAQQPVAQPQQYQQPAQQPVAQPQQYQQPVHQPAAQPQQYQQPAAQPQPQPQPQPQPQPQPQPQPQPQPQPQESLIHPLLMRNGDSRPMQKPTTPLPSLDLLTQPPAEVEPVDTFALEQMARLVEARLADFRIKADVVNYSPGPVITRFELNLAPGVKAARISNLSRDLARSLSTVAVRVVEVIPGKPYVGLELPNKKRQTVYLREVLDCVKFRENPSPLTVVLGKDIAGDPVIADLAKMPHLLVAGTTGSGKSVGVNAMILSMLYKATPEEVRFIMIDPKMLELSVYEGIPHLLTEVVTDMKDAANALRWSVNEMERRYKLMSALGVRNLAGYNEKIAEAARMGRPIPDPYWKPGDSMDVEHPVLEKLPYIVVLVDEFADLMMTVGKKVEELIARLAQKARAAGIHLVLATQRPSVDVITGLIKANIPTRIAFTVSSKIDSRTILDQGGAESLLGMGDMLYSGPNSTSAPVRVHGAFVRDQEVHAVVQDWKARGRPQYVDGITSDSESEGGAGGGFEGGEELDPLFDQAVNFVTEKRKASISGVQRQFRIGYNRAARIIEQMEAQGIVSEQGHNGNREVLAPPPFD, encoded by the coding sequence TTGAGCCAGGAATACACCGAAGACAAAGAAGTCACACTGACCAAGTTAAGCAGCGGACGTCGACTCCTGGAGGCGTTGCTGATCCTCGTTTCACTTTCTGCCGTCTGGTTAATGGCAGCGCTTCTCAGCTTTAACCCGTCCGATCCGAGTTGGTCGCAAACGGCCTGGCATGAGCCTATCCATAATCTTGGCGGCGTGCCTGGCGCATGGCTTGCCGATACGCTGTTTTTCATTTTTGGCATCATGGCTTACACCATTCCGGTGATCATTATCGGCGGATGCTGGTTTGCCTATCGCCATCGGGCCAGTGAAGACTATATCGACTATTTTGCTGTATCGCTGCGCATGATTGGCGCGCTGGCGCTGATCCTCACTTCTTGTGGTTTGGCGGCGATTAATGCGGATGATATTTGGTATTTTGCCTCAGGCGGCGTCATTGGCAGCTTGCTCAGTACCACGTTACAACCCTTGTTGCGTAGCAGTGGCGGTACACTGGCGCTGCTCTGTATCTGGGCCGCCGGTTTGACGTTATTCACCGGGTGGTCATGGGTGACCATTGCCGAGAAAATCGGCAGTGTGATCCTCAACATTCTCACTTTTGCCAGTAATCGCACCCGTCGTGATGACACCTGGGTCGATGACGAAGAGTATGAAGAGGATGATGAAGATAAAGGTGATACGGACCTTCCGCGCGAATCTCGCCGTACGCGTATTTTGCGTGGCGCGCTCGCGCGGCGAAAACGCATTGCCGAAAAGTTTGCGAATCCGATGGGGCGCAAAACGGATGAGGCGTTGTTCTCCGGTAAGCGAATGGATGACGATGAAGACGATATTGCTTATAGCGCTCGCGGCATCCCTGCGGATGCTGACGATGTGCTGTTCTCCGGGCATCGCGCAACTGAATCTGAACAGGAATACGATCCGCTGCTAAATGGTCGCAGTATAACGGCACCTGTTGCCGCCGCTGCGGCCGCGACGACTGTCGCTGCGCAGGCTTATGCCGCGCCGGTTGATCCGGTTGCGCAGGCGCCGCAGGAAATTGAATGGCTCTATGCGCAGCCACCGGTTCAACAGACCGCTGCGTATCAGCCAACGCCAGACGAGCAGAACTCTCTCGCATCTTACCAGCCTGTATCAAACCAATCGGTTTCACATGGAGCTGAATATCCGGCTGCACAATTCACTGAACCACAGTGGCAGCAACCTGTCGCGCAGGATAGCTGGGTGCCAGAAGCTCCGGTGACGGCACAGCCGCAAGAAGAAGATATTTATACGCATCCAGTACACGATCCGTTGCCATGGCAGGCTGAGCCACAGCCGCAGATCTCCCCTGCGCCAGAACGCGTAGTTGAGCCTGAACCTGTCGTTGAAGAAGTCAAACAGACTCGTCCACCGCTCTATTACTTCGAAGAAGTAGAGGAGAAACGTGCACGCGAGCGTGAGCAACTGGCGGCATGGTATCAGCCGATTCCTGAGCCTGAAAATAGTGAACCGGTCTCGAAGCCGACTGTGCCGACTATGCCATCGATACCGCCGGTTGAAGCAACCGTTGCGCCAGTTACAGCCGGAGTACAGCAGACCGCCAGTAGTGTCGCCGCAGCAACAACTGCTGCAGGTCCGGTGTTCAGCCTTGCAGCCGGTGGTACACCACGTCCGCAGGTGAAAGAGGGGATTGGCCCGCAACTGCCACGTCCGAACCGGGTGCGTGTACCGACGCGCCGTGAACTGGCTTCTTATGGTATCAAGCTGCCGTCTCAGCGGATGGCCGAAGAGCGCGCGCGCGAAGAAGATGAAACGCGCCATCCTAATGATCAATTCTCAGAAGACGCCGCTGATATGCAGCAGCAGGATGAACTGGCACGCCAGTTTGCCGCCACGCAGCATGATCGCTATGGTGATGGATACCAGCATGAGACGCCGCAATTCCAGTCGCAGCATGCTGTACCGAGTGAAGAAGACGCAGAAGAGGCGGAGCTTGCACGTCAGTTTGTGGCGTCGCAGCAGCAGCGGTATGCAGGTGAACAGCCTGCCGGGGCGCAGGCATTTATGCCGGAGGACTTTGCGTTCTCACCAATGAAGACGCTGGTAGATGACGGCCCAGGTGAGCCGCTGTTCACACCTGGTGTAATGCCGGAGCAGGAACCGTCTGCAGCGCAGCATCACCAACAACCGCCGCAGTATTATCAGCAGCCAGCTCACCAACCTATTGCACAGCCGCAGCAGTATCAGCAGCCGGCGCAGCAACCTGTCGCACAGCCGCAGCAGTATCAGCAACCGGCGCAGCAACCTGTCGCACAGCCGCAGCAGTATCAGCAACCGGCGCAGCAACCTGTCGCACAGCCGCAGCAGTATCAGCAACCGGCGCAGCAACCTGTCGCACAGCCGCAGCAGTATCAGCAGCCGGTTCATCAACCTGCTGCACAGCCGCAGCAATATCAGCAACCTGCTGCACAACCGCAACCGCAACCGCAACCGCAACCGCAACCGCAACCGCAACCGCAACCGCAACCGCAACCGCAACCGCAACCGCAAGAGAGTCTGATTCACCCGTTGCTAATGCGTAATGGCGACAGCCGCCCGATGCAAAAACCGACGACACCGCTGCCGTCGCTGGATTTGTTGACGCAGCCGCCAGCGGAAGTTGAACCGGTAGATACGTTTGCGCTGGAACAGATGGCGCGCCTGGTGGAAGCACGGCTGGCGGATTTCCGCATCAAAGCTGATGTGGTCAATTATTCTCCAGGTCCGGTTATCACCCGTTTTGAGTTAAATCTCGCCCCTGGTGTGAAAGCTGCGCGTATTTCGAACCTTTCCCGCGATCTGGCGCGTTCGTTGTCGACCGTTGCTGTGCGTGTGGTGGAAGTTATTCCGGGTAAACCGTACGTTGGTTTGGAACTGCCGAACAAGAAACGACAAACCGTTTACTTGCGTGAAGTGTTGGACTGCGTGAAATTCCGCGAAAACCCGTCGCCGCTGACTGTCGTGCTGGGTAAAGATATTGCAGGCGACCCGGTAATAGCCGACCTGGCGAAGATGCCGCACCTCTTGGTTGCGGGTACGACCGGTTCCGGTAAATCGGTAGGCGTGAATGCCATGATCCTCAGCATGTTGTATAAAGCGACGCCGGAAGAGGTGCGCTTTATTATGATCGACCCGAAAATGCTTGAGTTGTCAGTGTATGAAGGGATCCCGCATCTGCTTACCGAAGTCGTCACCGACATGAAAGACGCTGCCAACGCCTTGCGCTGGAGCGTCAATGAAATGGAGCGTCGCTACAAGCTGATGTCGGCGCTCGGCGTACGTAACCTGGCGGGCTACAACGAGAAGATCGCTGAAGCAGCGCGAATGGGCCGCCCGATCCCGGATCCTTACTGGAAGCCGGGTGACAGCATGGATGTTGAACATCCAGTGCTGGAAAAACTGCCGTATATCGTGGTGCTGGTGGATGAATTCGCCGATTTGATGATGACCGTCGGTAAGAAAGTGGAAGAGCTGATCGCGCGCCTGGCGCAAAAAGCGCGCGCTGCGGGTATTCACCTGGTGCTGGCGACCCAGCGTCCGTCAGTGGATGTCATTACAGGCCTGATTAAAGCCAACATCCCGACACGTATCGCGTTTACCGTTTCGAGCAAAATTGACTCGCGTACCATTCTTGATCAGGGCGGTGCTGAATCGCTGCTGGGGATGGGGGATATGCTCTATTCCGGCCCGAACTCGACTTCTGCACCGGTACGTGTACATGGTGCATTCGTTCGTGACCAGGAAGTGCATGCTGTTGTGCAGGACTGGAAGGCGCGCGGGCGTCCGCAGTATGTCGATGGCATTACCTCGGATAGCGAAAGCGAAGGTGGTGCCGGTGGCGGTTTTGAGGGGGGAGAAGAGCTTGATCCGTTATTCGATCAGGCTGTTAATTTCGTGACCGAAAAACGCAAAGCTTCTATCTCCGGCGTACAGCGCCAGTTCCGTATCGGCTATAACCGTGCAGCGCGTATCATCGAGCAGATGGAAGCTCAGGGGATCGTCAGCGAACAGGGGCATAACGGAAACCGTGAAGTGCTGGCTCCGCCGCCGTTTGACTAA
- the lrp gene encoding leucine-responsive transcriptional regulator Lrp, protein MVDSKKRPGKDLDRIDRNILNELQKDGRISNVELSKRVGLSPTPCLERVRRLERQGFIQGYTALLNPHYLDASLLVFVEITLNRGAPDVFEQFNAAVQKLEEIQECHLVSGDFDYLLKTRVPDMSAYRKLLGETLLRLPGVNDTRTYVVMEEVKQSNRLVIKTR, encoded by the coding sequence ATGGTAGATAGCAAGAAGCGCCCTGGCAAAGATCTCGACCGCATCGATCGTAATATTCTGAACGAATTGCAAAAAGATGGGCGTATTTCCAACGTCGAGCTTTCTAAACGAGTGGGGCTTTCCCCAACGCCATGCCTTGAGCGTGTGCGCAGGCTGGAAAGACAAGGGTTTATTCAGGGCTATACAGCGCTGCTGAACCCGCATTATCTGGATGCATCACTTCTGGTATTTGTTGAGATTACTCTGAATCGTGGCGCGCCGGATGTGTTTGAACAATTCAACGCCGCAGTGCAAAAACTTGAAGAGATTCAAGAGTGTCATCTGGTTTCAGGCGATTTCGACTACCTGTTGAAGACGCGTGTGCCGGATATGTCGGCTTACCGCAAACTGCTAGGGGAAACCCTGCTGCGTCTGCCTGGCGTTAATGACACCCGCACATATGTGGTAATGGAAGAAGTCAAACAGAGCAATCGTCTGGTAATTAAGACGCGCTAA
- the trxB gene encoding thioredoxin-disulfide reductase yields the protein MGTAKHSKLLILGSGPAGYTAAVYAARANLQPVLITGMEKGGQLTTTTEVENWPGDPHDLTGPLLMERMHEHATKFDTEIIFDHINSVDLQNRPFRLTGDSGEYTCDALIIATGASARYLGLASEEAFKGRGVSACATCDGFFYRNQKVAVIGGGNTAVEEALYLANIASEVHLIHRRDTFRAEKILIKRLMDKVESGNIVLHTHRTLEEVTGDQMGVSGLRLRDTQNADNIESLEVAGLFVAIGHSPNTAIFEGQLALENGYIKVQSGIHGNATQTSVPGVFAAGDVMDHIYRQAITSAGTGCMAALDAERYLDGLAERK from the coding sequence ATGGGTACGGCCAAACACAGTAAGCTGCTTATCCTTGGTTCAGGCCCTGCCGGTTATACCGCTGCGGTCTATGCTGCGCGCGCAAACCTGCAGCCGGTGCTGATTACCGGTATGGAAAAAGGCGGCCAGCTCACCACCACCACTGAAGTGGAAAACTGGCCGGGCGACCCGCACGATCTGACTGGGCCACTGCTGATGGAACGCATGCATGAGCATGCCACCAAATTTGATACCGAAATCATTTTCGATCATATCAACAGCGTGGATTTGCAAAATCGCCCGTTCCGCCTGACTGGCGACAGCGGCGAGTACACCTGCGACGCATTGATTATTGCCACTGGCGCGTCTGCGCGTTATTTGGGCCTGGCATCAGAAGAAGCATTCAAAGGTCGCGGCGTTTCCGCCTGCGCAACCTGTGACGGTTTCTTCTACCGCAACCAGAAAGTCGCGGTGATTGGCGGCGGTAACACCGCAGTGGAAGAAGCGCTGTATCTGGCAAATATTGCCTCTGAAGTGCATCTAATTCATCGCCGTGACACCTTCCGTGCGGAAAAAATCCTCATCAAGCGCCTGATGGATAAAGTGGAAAGCGGCAATATCGTATTGCACACCCACCGTACGCTGGAAGAGGTAACGGGCGACCAGATGGGCGTTAGCGGTCTGCGCCTGCGCGATACGCAGAATGCAGACAACATCGAATCGCTGGAAGTTGCAGGTCTGTTTGTGGCTATTGGTCACAGTCCGAACACTGCCATCTTTGAAGGTCAACTGGCGCTGGAAAACGGCTACATCAAAGTGCAGTCCGGTATTCATGGCAATGCCACGCAAACCAGCGTTCCTGGCGTCTTTGCTGCCGGTGATGTCATGGATCATATTTACCGTCAGGCGATCACTTCTGCGGGCACGGGTTGTATGGCCGCGCTGGATGCAGAACGCTATCTCGACGGGCTTGCTGAGCGCAAATAA
- the cydD gene encoding heme ABC transporter permease/ATP-binding protein CydD — protein MNKTRQQELTRWLKQQSIISRRWLTLSRLLGVVSGVLIVAQAWIMARILNHMIVENIPREALLLPFILLVLIFILRSWVVWLRERVGFHAGAHIRFEIRRQVLDRLHQAGPAWIQGKPAGSWATLILEQIDDMHDFYARYLPQMALAASVPLLIVITLFPINWAAALILLGTAPLIPLFMAMVGMGAADANRRNFKALARLSGHFLDRLRGMETLRIFGRGAAETENIRQASQDFRSRTMEVLRMAFLSSGVLEFFTSLSIALVAVYFGFSYLGELNFGHYGAGVTLFAGFLTLILAPEFFQPLRDLGTFYHAKAQAIGAADSLKTFMEAPLAHPQRGNITLKTDEPVTLTASDLLLKSPEGAVLAGPLNFSLSAGQRVVVVGRSGSGKSSLINVLSGFLPYEGSLRVNGVELSELDPDSWREAISWVGQNPQLPATTLHENVLLSRPTASDAELQTVLDKAWVSEFLPLLPEGLETQPGDQAVRLSVGQAQRVAVARALLSPCKLLLLDEPSASLDAHSEQRVMQALADASRQQTTLMVTHQLENLADWDAIWVMQNGQIMEQGSYAELVAAQGIFADLLAHRQEEI, from the coding sequence ATGAATAAAACCCGTCAACAAGAACTGACCCGCTGGTTAAAACAGCAAAGTATTATTTCCCGTCGCTGGCTGACGCTCTCCCGCCTGCTCGGCGTGGTCAGCGGCGTGCTGATCGTCGCGCAAGCCTGGATTATGGCGCGTATTCTGAACCATATGATTGTGGAGAATATCCCGCGCGAAGCCCTGCTACTGCCTTTCATCTTGCTGGTCCTGATTTTTATCCTGCGCAGTTGGGTAGTCTGGCTACGTGAACGTGTCGGTTTCCATGCAGGTGCGCATATTCGCTTCGAAATCCGCCGTCAGGTCCTTGATCGCCTACATCAGGCCGGCCCGGCGTGGATCCAGGGGAAACCCGCCGGAAGCTGGGCCACGTTGATACTTGAGCAAATCGATGATATGCACGATTTCTATGCTCGCTACTTGCCGCAAATGGCGCTGGCGGCGAGCGTACCGCTACTGATTGTTATCACCCTGTTCCCAATTAACTGGGCAGCGGCGCTCATATTGCTGGGTACAGCTCCGTTAATTCCGCTCTTTATGGCGATGGTTGGTATGGGCGCGGCAGACGCCAACCGCCGTAACTTTAAAGCGCTGGCGCGCCTGAGCGGTCATTTCCTTGACCGCTTACGGGGGATGGAGACATTGCGCATTTTTGGCCGGGGCGCGGCGGAAACAGAAAATATTCGTCAAGCCTCGCAGGATTTTCGCAGCCGAACCATGGAAGTACTGCGCATGGCCTTCTTGTCCTCCGGTGTGCTGGAGTTCTTCACCTCGTTATCGATTGCGTTGGTGGCGGTCTATTTCGGTTTTTCCTATCTTGGCGAGCTGAATTTTGGTCACTACGGGGCTGGCGTAACCTTGTTCGCTGGTTTTCTCACGTTAATTTTGGCGCCCGAGTTCTTCCAGCCGCTACGCGATCTCGGTACCTTTTATCACGCTAAAGCCCAGGCGATTGGCGCAGCGGATAGCCTGAAAACATTTATGGAAGCACCGCTCGCACATCCGCAGCGAGGGAATATTACGCTGAAAACCGATGAGCCGGTAACGCTAACGGCAAGCGATTTGCTGCTGAAATCACCCGAAGGCGCGGTGCTCGCCGGGCCGCTCAATTTTTCCCTGTCCGCAGGTCAGCGCGTCGTCGTGGTAGGAAGAAGCGGCTCCGGCAAGAGTTCGCTGATCAATGTGCTTTCTGGTTTTCTGCCTTATGAAGGTTCATTACGTGTTAACGGTGTCGAACTGAGTGAGTTAGATCCGGATAGCTGGCGCGAAGCGATAAGCTGGGTTGGGCAAAATCCGCAACTTCCCGCCACCACATTGCACGAAAATGTGTTGCTGTCACGCCCCACGGCCAGCGATGCGGAGCTGCAAACCGTTCTGGATAAAGCCTGGGTCAGCGAGTTTCTGCCACTGCTGCCAGAGGGGCTGGAGACCCAGCCTGGCGATCAGGCGGTACGTCTCTCTGTTGGCCAGGCACAGCGCGTAGCCGTTGCCCGTGCGCTGCTTTCTCCCTGCAAACTGCTGCTACTGGACGAACCTTCCGCCAGCCTTGATGCCCACAGTGAGCAACGCGTGATGCAGGCGCTTGCCGATGCTTCGCGCCAGCAAACGACCCTGATGGTGACGCACCAGTTAGAAAACCTGGCCGACTGGGATGCTATCTGGGTCATGCAGAATGGCCAGATTATGGAACAAGGTAGCTACGCCGAACTCGTTGCTGCGCAGGGGATCTTCGCGGATCTCCTTGCCCATCGCCAGGAGGAGATTTAA
- the cydC gene encoding heme ABC transporter ATP-binding protein/permease CydC: MRALLPYLALYKRHKWMLMLGVILAVITLLASISLLTLSGWFLSACAVVGVAGIYSFNYMLPAAGVRGAAIIRTAGRYFERLVSHDATFRVLEHLRVSTFSKLLPLSPAGLVRFRQGELLNRVVADVDTLDHLYLRVISPLVGALVVIIVVTLGLSVLDIPLALMLGGIMLATLIILPPLFYRAGKPTGENLTALRGEYRQQLTSWLQGQAELTIFGASQRYRAQLENTELSWHDAQRRQSDLSAVSQAVMLLISGAAVLVMLWFASADIGGNTQPGALIALFVFCALAAFEALAPVTGAFQHMGQVIASAIRITQVTECQPEVTFPQNSAATPTDVAVRFDALTFNYPGQPQRALDSISLSIAAGEHVAILGRTGCGKSTLLQLLTRAWDPQHGEIRLNDQPLASFAEADLRKLISMVPQRVHLFSATLRDNLLLASPQANDDTLSAMLNRVGLEKLLEDNGLNAWLGEGGRQLSGGELRRLAIARALLHDAPLVLLDEPTEGLDAATESQILELLGEVMKGKTLLMVTHRLRGLARCDRIIVMDNGQIIEQGNHAALMAKQGRYYQFKQRL; encoded by the coding sequence ATGCGCGCATTACTGCCTTATCTCGCACTGTATAAACGCCACAAGTGGATGTTGATGCTCGGGGTTATTCTCGCCGTTATCACTTTGCTGGCCAGCATTAGCCTGCTGACGCTCTCCGGCTGGTTCCTCTCTGCGTGCGCCGTGGTTGGCGTCGCGGGCATCTACAGTTTTAACTATATGCTGCCCGCCGCCGGTGTGCGTGGCGCAGCGATTATTCGTACTGCCGGGCGCTATTTTGAACGGCTGGTCAGCCATGATGCGACGTTTCGCGTTCTGGAACATTTGCGCGTTTCGACATTCAGTAAACTGCTCCCCCTCTCCCCTGCCGGGCTGGTGCGTTTTCGCCAGGGCGAGCTACTGAACCGCGTCGTCGCCGATGTCGACACGCTCGATCACCTATACCTGCGCGTGATCTCCCCGCTGGTTGGTGCACTGGTGGTGATCATCGTTGTCACCTTGGGTTTAAGCGTACTGGACATACCGCTGGCGCTGATGTTGGGCGGAATCATGCTGGCAACCTTGATTATCCTGCCGCCGTTATTTTACCGCGCGGGCAAACCTACCGGTGAAAACCTGACCGCTCTGCGCGGAGAGTATCGCCAGCAATTAACCAGCTGGCTGCAAGGCCAGGCGGAGTTAACCATTTTTGGTGCCAGCCAGCGGTATCGTGCGCAGTTAGAGAACACCGAACTTAGTTGGCATGACGCCCAGCGCCGTCAGTCCGATCTGAGTGCCGTCTCGCAAGCCGTAATGCTACTCATCAGCGGTGCGGCGGTATTGGTTATGCTGTGGTTTGCGTCCGCCGATATTGGTGGTAACACGCAGCCTGGCGCATTGATTGCGCTGTTTGTCTTCTGTGCGCTTGCGGCTTTCGAAGCGCTGGCCCCGGTAACCGGTGCGTTCCAGCACATGGGCCAGGTTATTGCTTCCGCCATACGTATCACGCAGGTAACGGAATGCCAGCCAGAAGTGACGTTCCCGCAAAATAGTGCCGCCACGCCAACAGATGTGGCCGTGCGATTCGATGCCCTGACGTTTAACTACCCCGGCCAGCCACAGCGTGCACTAGACTCAATTTCTTTATCGATTGCTGCCGGAGAACATGTGGCGATCCTTGGTCGAACCGGGTGCGGCAAATCCACATTATTACAATTACTGACGCGCGCATGGGATCCGCAGCATGGAGAGATTCGTCTCAATGACCAGCCGCTTGCAAGCTTTGCGGAAGCTGATTTACGCAAACTTATCAGCATGGTGCCCCAGCGCGTGCATCTGTTCAGCGCGACGCTGCGAGATAACTTGCTGCTGGCCTCACCGCAGGCTAATGACGATACACTGAGTGCGATGCTAAACCGTGTCGGGCTGGAAAAACTGCTTGAGGATAATGGGCTGAACGCCTGGCTTGGCGAAGGTGGACGCCAGCTATCCGGTGGTGAACTACGCCGTCTGGCGATTGCTCGTGCGTTATTGCATGATGCCCCGCTGGTGCTTCTGGACGAACCGACCGAAGGTCTGGATGCTGCTACCGAGAGCCAAATCCTTGAATTATTGGGCGAAGTGATGAAAGGCAAAACCCTGCTGATGGTCACACACCGTCTGCGCGGGCTGGCGCGTTGCGATCGGATAATTGTGATGGACAACGGACAAATAATTGAGCAAGGTAATCACGCAGCGTTAATGGCGAAACAGGGTCGGTACTACCAGTTTAAGCAGCGTCTGTAG
- the aat gene encoding leucyl/phenylalanyl-tRNA--protein transferase has protein sequence MRLVQLSRHSIAFPSPEAALREPNGLLALGGDLSPARLLMAYQRGIFPWFSPGDPILWWSPDPRAVLWPDTFHVSRSMKRFHKTSPYRVTLNHAFGQVIDGCSQDRDEGTWITPDVVMAYHRLHELGHAHSIEVWEGNELVGGMYGVSQGALFCGESMFSRRINASKTALLVFSGEFVRMGGELIDCQVLNNHTASLGAIEIPRRDYLLHLEKMRKLPLSSHFWVPRTLFSSL, from the coding sequence ATGCGCCTGGTGCAGCTCTCTCGTCATTCAATCGCTTTTCCTTCGCCCGAAGCGGCGTTGCGTGAACCCAATGGACTGCTGGCGCTGGGCGGTGATCTCAGCCCGGCGCGTCTGTTGATGGCCTACCAGCGTGGTATTTTCCCCTGGTTCTCGCCTGGCGACCCAATCCTGTGGTGGTCTCCCGATCCGCGTGCCGTGCTGTGGCCGGACACATTCCATGTCAGCCGCAGTATGAAGCGTTTTCATAAAACCTCTCCCTATCGCGTAACGCTGAATCATGCTTTTGGCCAGGTGATCGATGGCTGCTCGCAGGATCGCGATGAAGGTACGTGGATCACGCCTGACGTGGTGATGGCTTATCATCGTCTCCATGAGCTTGGGCATGCGCACTCGATTGAAGTCTGGGAAGGTAACGAGCTGGTAGGTGGTATGTACGGCGTATCGCAAGGTGCGCTGTTTTGCGGTGAATCAATGTTTAGTCGCCGTATAAATGCCTCCAAAACAGCGTTGCTTGTTTTCAGCGGCGAATTTGTACGCATGGGCGGCGAGCTAATTGATTGCCAGGTCCTGAACAACCATACTGCGTCGCTCGGCGCCATTGAGATCCCGCGTCGGGATTACCTTTTACATCTCGAGAAAATGCGCAAATTACCTCTCTCTTCCCACTTCTGGGTGCCCCGAACGCTGTTTTCATCGCTCTGA
- the infA gene encoding translation initiation factor IF-1, with protein sequence MAKEDNIEMQGTVLETLPNTMFRVELENGHVVTAHISGKMRKNYIRILTGDKVTVELTPYDLSKGRIVFRSR encoded by the coding sequence ATGGCCAAAGAAGACAATATTGAGATGCAGGGTACCGTTCTTGAAACGTTACCTAATACGATGTTCCGCGTAGAACTGGAAAACGGTCACGTGGTCACTGCGCATATCTCCGGTAAAATGCGTAAAAACTACATCCGCATTCTGACGGGCGATAAAGTGACTGTGGAACTGACCCCGTACGACCTGAGCAAAGGCCGCATTGTCTTCCGTAGCCGCTAA